The Rissa tridactyla isolate bRisTri1 chromosome 6, bRisTri1.patW.cur.20221130, whole genome shotgun sequence genome includes a region encoding these proteins:
- the ZFAND4 gene encoding AN1-type zinc finger protein 4 isoform X2 has product MRMKAGGFDTYENGPAALSCRPLHLFPSVASLWGKIRLSAQPLCKQEQKLNVEETLQQFQPCLKGIPVSQQHLIWNNMELKDDYCLNDYNISEGCTLKLVLAMRGGPINTRRVPVEDPIREMAEYMDPSRDEIWEKGPSNKQVTFLVYREGDQLNFFRVVDRGDGTLTPLSESLSGGSVYNLYADDEDETEASPSGQQIIENSITMNKMKLLKAKMENMNLSKKPKKTVKVKPRPPMAPRPSSGSVAAARHRFLRVLPHIGQSCLPPPGNSYPSESSQNALSALATLATAGRTMPSTTSDFLKEDDTWQSNSWSQSVSSIRLPPKISRVELENAKLPTNSILTPVSSLPANSEKASENVNPTSEEDAVLFPNLTNVELYGTEEKLLPETDAFALLTEGSTTEQCSEIYDIGKVNPELELSDGDEESKVVEQHRKPISKVLSTAAMGAGLLSTRELSPQKNLLLSPLRYSAQVARHSSLKPQTQPKCFEAGNLRSTASPNVLRSLEVRSIADSSLSRTTRFHGVKVESLGKRPDVISKAEARDITDVANKASKEPMSSVSNLGFLASLARSTNRESLQSSCGTGRFRTSGIALPTNLQHFQEESFRKTASPHEAAEYILSAHGLGMNGSIAAVGKRVAGEATHLPPVNGSIQAKKKITKHCFLCGKKTGLATSYECRKIKKCKASESKISGNKEHDYRIRTMTFYTGVGQTCYRFMFCKVS; this is encoded by the exons ATGCGAATGAAAGCTGGGGGGTTTGACACTTATGAAAACGGTCCTGCTGCTCTAAGTTGCAGACCTTTGCACCTCTTCCCAAGCGTAGCTAGTTTGTGGGGGAAAATAAGACTGTCAGCCCAGCCTCTCTGTAAGCAGGAGCAAAAACTAAATGTTGAAGAAACTCTCCAGCAATTTCAGCCTTGTCTGAAAG gtaTTCCTGTCTCTCAGCAGCACTTAATTTGGAATAATATGGAGCTGAAGGATGACTATTGTTTGAATGATTATAA CATTTCAGAAGGCTGCACTCTGAAGTTAGTTCTGGCTATGCGAGGTGGACCTATTAACACTAGAAGAG ttcCTGTGGAAGACCCTATCAGGGAAATGGCTGAATACATGGATCCCAGTAGAGATGAGATCTGGGAGAAAGGGCCATCCAACAAACAAGTTACCTTCTTAGTATATCGAGAAGGAGATCAGTTGAATTTCTTCCGTGTGGTAGATCGGGGAGATGGCACTTTAACGCCATTATCTGAATCTTTGAG tggtgGTTCAGTTTATAACTTATATGCTGATGATGAAGATGAGACAGAGGCATCACCTTCTGGACAACAGATTATTGAGAATTCAATTACTATGAATAAAATGAAACTACTCAAGGCAAAAATGGAGAACATGAATCTAAGTAAAAAG cctaaGAAAACTGTGAAAGTGAAACCTCGTCCTCCAATGGCTCCTCGACCATCTAGTGGGTCAGTGGCTGCTGCTCGTCACCGCTTTTTAAGAGTGCTCCCCCATATCGGACAGTCCTGCCTACCTCCTCCTGGGAATTCATATCCCTCAGAGTCTTCCCAAAATGCACTTTCAGCATTGGCTACTTTGGCCACTGCTGGTAGAACAATGCCATCTACAACTAGTGACTTTCTTAAGGAAGATGACACTTGGCAGAGCAACTCTTGGTCTCAGTCAGTTAGTAGCATCAGATTACCACCGAAAATATCTCGTGTCGAACTAGAAAATGCAAAACTACCTACCAACAGTATTCTGACTCCTGTTTCATCCCTGCCTGCAAATTcagaaaaagcatctgaaaatgtGAACCCAACAAGTGAGGAGGATGCTGTTTTGTTTCCGAATCTAACAAATGTAGAACTATATGGAACTGAAGAAAAACTTTTACCTGAAACAGATGCTTTTGCTTTGTTAACGGAAGGAAGTACCACTGAACAGTGTAGTGAGATATATGACATAGGAAAGGTGAACCCAGAACTTGAACTGTCTGATGGAGATGAAGAATCTAAGGTTGTAGAGCAGCACAGAAAACCGATTAGCAAAGTGCTGAGCACTGCAGCGATGGGGGCTGGTCTTCTCAGTACTCGTGAATTAAGTCcacagaaaaatctgcttttgtcACCTCTTCGGTATTCAGCGCAAGTGGCACGTCACAGTTCTCTGAAACCACAAACACAACCCAAATGCTTTGAGGCTGGTAACTTGAGATCTACAGCCTCCCCAAACGTGCTTCGGTCGTTGGAAGTCCGTAGTATAGCAGACTCCTCTCTTTCTAGGACTACTAGATTTCATGGCGTGAAAGTAGAGTCACTTGGCAAAAGACCTGATGTAATTTCTAAAGCAGAGGCTAGGGACATCACAGACGTGGCTAACAAGGCATCCAAAGAACCTATGAGTTCTGTAAGTAACTTAGGATTTTTGGCTTCGCTGGCCCGAAGCACAAACAGGGAAAGTTTACAGAGTTCCTGTGGGACAGGCAGGTTTCGGACTTCTGGTATTGCACTACCTACAAACCTTCAGCATTTTCAGGAAGAAAGCTTTAGGAAAACTGCCTCTCCACATGAAGCTGCTGAATATATTCTA tctgcgCATGGGCTTGGAATGAATGGAAGTATTGCAGCTGTAGGGAAAAGAGTAG CAGGTGAAGCAACCCATCTTCCACCTGTGAATGGCTCAAttcaagcaaaaaagaaaattacaaagcaTTGCTTTCTTTGTGGCAAGAAAACTGGATTGGCAACCAGCTATGAGTGCAG GAAAATCAAGAAATGCAAGGCATCAGAAAGCAAGATATCAGGAAATAAAGAACATGACTACAGAATAAGAACGATGACATTTTATACTGGTGTGGGGCAAACTTGCTACAGATTTATGTTCTGCAAAGTTTCTTAA